From the Gallaecimonas mangrovi genome, one window contains:
- a CDS encoding protein phosphatase CheZ produces MMSERQEQAISLEQAKKLVAHLEAGEEQEAQAVFRDMAVSVNTELFAQVGKLTRELHDSLLDFQNDPRLATLATQEIPDAKDRLMHVISMTESAANTTMDAVESCLPIADKLVDSIDGLNPSWQRLMEREMQVGEFKTLVHDLDSFLLKSKSEADQLRASLTEVLMAQGFQDLTGQIIRRVIELVREVEERLVSLVTMFGEPQAKVERTSAPTEAEGPIINPEQRDDVVKGQDDVDDLLSSLGF; encoded by the coding sequence ATGATGAGCGAACGCCAAGAACAGGCAATTTCCCTTGAGCAAGCCAAGAAATTGGTGGCTCATCTGGAAGCAGGCGAAGAACAGGAAGCACAAGCCGTTTTTCGTGACATGGCGGTCAGTGTCAACACAGAGTTGTTTGCTCAAGTCGGTAAATTGACGCGAGAACTACACGACTCACTGCTGGATTTCCAGAACGATCCCCGGTTGGCCACCTTGGCAACCCAGGAGATCCCCGATGCAAAAGACCGGCTGATGCACGTTATTTCGATGACCGAATCAGCGGCCAATACCACCATGGACGCTGTTGAGTCCTGTTTACCTATTGCTGACAAGCTGGTTGACAGTATCGACGGCCTTAACCCCTCCTGGCAGCGGCTGATGGAGCGGGAAATGCAAGTCGGGGAGTTTAAAACCCTGGTTCATGACTTGGACAGTTTTTTGCTTAAGTCAAAGTCTGAAGCTGACCAACTGCGCGCATCCTTAACGGAAGTGCTGATGGCACAGGGCTTTCAAGACTTAACCGGTCAAATCATCCGCCGGGTGATTGAACTGGTTCGGGAAGTTGAAGAACGTTTGGTTAGTCTAGTGACCATGTTTGGTGAACCTCAGGCGAAAGTTGAACGCACCAGTGCGCCGACCGAAGCTGAAGGTCCCATTATCAACCCGGAACAGCGGGATGATGTGGTCAAGGGGCAGGACGACGTCGACGATCTGCTATCGAGTTTGGGTTTCTAA
- the cheY gene encoding chemotaxis response regulator CheY, protein MKILIVDDFSTMRRIIKNLMRDLGFNNCLEADDGNTALPMLQNGDFDFVITDWNMPGMQGIDLLKAIRSDDKLKHLPVMMVTAEAKREQIVAAAQAGVNGYVVKPFTAATLKEKLDKIFERMG, encoded by the coding sequence ATGAAGATCCTCATCGTGGATGATTTCTCCACGATGCGACGCATCATCAAAAACCTCATGCGCGATCTGGGCTTCAATAACTGCTTAGAAGCCGATGACGGTAATACTGCTTTGCCGATGCTGCAAAACGGTGACTTTGATTTTGTGATCACCGACTGGAACATGCCGGGCATGCAAGGTATCGACTTGCTCAAAGCGATTCGTTCCGACGACAAGCTCAAGCATCTACCGGTGATGATGGTGACTGCTGAAGCTAAGCGAGAGCAAATCGTTGCCGCCGCCCAAGCTGGCGTGAACGGTTATGTAGTGAAGCCTTTTACGGCGGCAACCCTCAAGGAAAAGCTCGATAAGATCTTTGAGCGGATGGGCTGA
- a CDS encoding RNA polymerase sigma factor FliA: MVNRHAELVRRIAHHLLMRLPPSVQLDDLIQAGMMGLIEAARNFDGSKGASFETYAGIRIRGAMLDEIRRGDWVPRSVHRNARAISDAINEVERETGIEARDADVAAKLKVSVDDYHRMLNDVNCGRMVAMEDMGVGEEIYAPDDTERPDLNHHRSRFQNALSEALKKLPERESIVLSLYYEEELNLKEIGAVLGVSESRVCQIHAQAMSRLKGRLVDWQQDTGII; the protein is encoded by the coding sequence TTGGTCAACCGCCACGCCGAGCTTGTTCGGCGTATTGCTCACCATCTGTTGATGCGCCTGCCTCCCTCGGTGCAGCTGGATGACTTGATCCAAGCTGGCATGATGGGGTTGATAGAGGCTGCCCGAAATTTTGACGGCAGCAAAGGCGCCAGTTTTGAAACTTATGCCGGCATTCGTATTCGCGGTGCCATGCTTGATGAAATTCGTCGTGGCGACTGGGTACCTCGTAGTGTGCACCGTAATGCCAGGGCGATCAGTGATGCCATCAATGAAGTCGAGCGTGAAACTGGTATCGAAGCCCGTGACGCCGACGTGGCTGCCAAGCTTAAAGTGAGCGTTGATGACTATCACCGCATGCTTAATGACGTAAACTGTGGTCGCATGGTTGCGATGGAAGATATGGGGGTTGGGGAAGAAATTTATGCCCCTGATGATACCGAAAGGCCCGATCTGAATCATCATCGCAGCCGTTTTCAAAATGCGTTATCTGAGGCATTGAAAAAGCTTCCCGAGCGAGAATCCATCGTACTGTCGCTTTACTATGAAGAGGAACTCAACCTCAAAGAAATAGGCGCGGTGTTGGGCGTTAGCGAATCACGGGTTTGTCAGATCCATGCTCAGGCCATGTCCAGGTTGAAAGGACGATTAGTGGACTGGCAGCAGGATACCGGCATAATTTAG
- a CDS encoding MinD/ParA family protein: MDQASGLRQMKRQNITKVVAVTGGKGGVGKTNVSINTAAALAQAGQKVLLLDADLGLANVDVLLGLRVQKNLSHVLAGECELKDVLLEGPGGFKIVPATSGTQSMVELTPAEHASLIRAFSELEETFDVLIVDTAAGISDMVLSFSRAAQDVMVVVCDEPTSITDAYALIKILSRDYGLFRFKIVANMVRSLKEGQELFTKLSRVTDRFLDVALELVGTVPFDEHVRQAVRKQKLVVDLYPRAPAAVAFKALASKVMTWPIPNRPGGHVEFFLEQLIGEKSHVGSEQDTE, encoded by the coding sequence ATGGATCAAGCGAGCGGCTTGAGGCAAATGAAACGCCAAAATATTACCAAAGTGGTGGCCGTTACTGGCGGTAAAGGCGGGGTTGGTAAAACCAACGTCTCCATCAACACAGCTGCTGCGTTGGCGCAGGCAGGCCAAAAGGTGCTGCTGCTGGATGCTGACTTGGGGCTGGCTAACGTTGACGTATTGCTGGGCCTTCGAGTTCAGAAAAACTTAAGCCATGTGTTGGCTGGGGAATGTGAACTTAAAGATGTGCTGCTGGAAGGGCCTGGGGGCTTTAAAATTGTGCCCGCCACTTCTGGTACGCAATCTATGGTGGAGCTAACACCCGCCGAGCATGCCAGCCTTATCCGTGCTTTTAGTGAGCTGGAAGAAACCTTTGATGTACTTATCGTTGATACTGCTGCCGGTATTTCCGATATGGTGCTGAGTTTTTCTCGCGCAGCTCAAGATGTCATGGTGGTGGTTTGTGATGAACCCACATCAATTACCGACGCCTATGCGCTAATCAAAATTTTGTCCCGCGACTATGGTCTGTTCAGGTTCAAAATCGTTGCCAATATGGTGCGAAGCCTGAAAGAGGGGCAGGAGCTCTTTACTAAGCTTTCCCGTGTTACCGACCGCTTCTTGGATGTTGCCCTGGAACTGGTTGGAACAGTGCCCTTTGATGAACATGTGCGCCAGGCCGTGCGTAAACAGAAGCTGGTGGTGGATTTGTATCCGCGTGCACCGGCCGCTGTTGCCTTTAAGGCTCTGGCGTCTAAGGTCATGACATGGCCTATTCCGAATCGGCCAGGCGGGCATGTGGAATTTTTCCTTGAGCAACTGATCGGCGAAAAATCTCATGTCGGGAGCGAACAAGATACTGAATAA